In a genomic window of Synechococcus sp. MU1643:
- the trpS gene encoding tryptophan--tRNA ligase, producing MSRPRVLSGVQPTGALHLGNWLGAIRNWVDLQETHDTFVCVVDLHAITVPHDPSRLAEDTRSTAALYLACGMDPKRCVVFVQSQVAAHSELCWLLNCVTPLNWLERMIQFKEKAVKQGDNVSLGLLDYPVLMAADILLYDADLVPVGEDQKQHLELARDIAQQRINSRFGGKDTPVLKVPKPMILKEGARVMSLTDGRSKMSKSDPNEGSRITLLDPPELITKKIKRAKTDPERGLEFGNPDRPETDNLLGLYAILSGKEREQAANECAGMGWGQFKPLLAEATVNALEPIQTRYRELMQDPTELDQVLSTGREKAETVANATLERVRDALGFARPA from the coding sequence ATGAGCCGGCCAAGGGTTCTTTCCGGGGTGCAACCGACCGGGGCACTGCACCTCGGCAATTGGCTGGGTGCCATCCGCAATTGGGTTGACCTGCAGGAGACCCACGACACTTTTGTTTGTGTTGTGGATCTCCACGCCATCACCGTTCCCCACGACCCCAGCCGCCTGGCTGAGGACACCCGTTCCACAGCAGCGCTCTACCTGGCCTGTGGCATGGATCCCAAACGCTGCGTGGTGTTTGTGCAAAGCCAGGTCGCAGCCCACAGCGAACTCTGCTGGCTGCTGAATTGCGTCACGCCACTCAACTGGCTTGAGCGGATGATTCAGTTCAAAGAGAAAGCAGTGAAGCAGGGGGACAACGTCTCCCTGGGCCTGCTGGACTACCCGGTGCTGATGGCCGCCGACATCCTTCTCTACGACGCTGACCTGGTGCCCGTCGGTGAAGATCAGAAGCAGCACCTGGAGCTGGCGCGTGACATCGCGCAACAGCGCATCAATTCCCGCTTCGGTGGCAAGGACACCCCGGTGCTCAAAGTTCCCAAACCGATGATCCTCAAAGAAGGAGCTCGGGTGATGAGCCTGACGGATGGCCGCAGCAAAATGAGCAAGAGCGATCCCAACGAGGGGAGTCGCATCACCCTTCTGGACCCTCCCGAGCTGATCACCAAGAAGATCAAACGCGCCAAAACCGATCCAGAGCGTGGTCTCGAATTCGGCAACCCCGACCGGCCAGAAACCGACAACCTCTTAGGGCTTTACGCGATCCTGAGCGGCAAGGAGCGCGAACAGGCCGCCAATGAGTGCGCCGGGATGGGTTGGGGACAGTTCAAGCCGCTGCTGGCCGAAGCCACCGTGAACGCGCTGGAACCCATCCAGACCCGCTACCGGGAGCTGATGCAGGACCCCACAGAGCTCGATCAGGTGCTGAGCACAGGCCGCGAGAAAGCTGAAACCGTGGCCAACGCCACGCTTGAACGGGTTCGGGACGCCTTGGGCTTCGCCCGACCAGCCTAA
- a CDS encoding muramidase, translating into MLSAGATQRPQKTDTPLDHAAHVETSSRAHLATGNEGGRYELTPERRALLNTIRFAEGTWKDGEDKGYRIIYGGGQFQDLSRHPERVIVKRYTSAAAGAYQFLPKTWKGVANELNLSSFEPRHQDQAALHLVERRGALKEIDRQGLTKNAMAKLAPEWASFPTWNGRSAYGQPVKSHQELASFYSSNLRELRNQLGA; encoded by the coding sequence GTGCTGTCCGCAGGAGCCACACAGCGACCGCAGAAAACGGACACGCCTTTAGACCATGCCGCGCATGTCGAGACCAGCAGCCGCGCCCATCTGGCCACCGGCAACGAGGGCGGGCGTTATGAGCTGACGCCTGAGCGCCGAGCCCTGCTCAACACCATTCGCTTCGCCGAGGGGACCTGGAAGGACGGCGAAGACAAGGGTTATCGAATCATTTATGGCGGCGGGCAGTTTCAAGACCTCTCACGCCATCCCGAGCGGGTGATCGTGAAGCGCTACACCAGCGCCGCTGCTGGTGCCTATCAATTTCTGCCCAAGACGTGGAAAGGAGTGGCTAATGAGCTCAACCTGAGCAGCTTCGAGCCCAGGCACCAGGATCAGGCTGCTCTGCACCTTGTGGAGCGCCGAGGAGCTCTCAAAGAAATTGACCGGCAGGGCCTGACCAAGAACGCCATGGCGAAGCTGGCTCCCGAATGGGCATCCTTTCCCACCTGGAATGGCCGCTCCGCCTACGGGCAACCGGTAAAGAGCCATCAGGAACTGGCGAGCTTCTACAGCAGCAACCTTCGGGAGTTGCGCAATCAACTGGGGGCCTGA
- a CDS encoding DUF2605 family protein — translation MGEARGQHVGESTNREAGALLDELLASLLDDFDHWFQRGEELLQACPDEVMPLEERQHMEERLQDGKKAIAATRSLVAASTQPMAVSMAVMNPWHGLVTEVWALAAKLGSSRSPQAPS, via the coding sequence ATGGGCGAGGCCCGAGGGCAACACGTGGGTGAGTCAACCAATCGGGAAGCTGGCGCGCTGTTGGATGAGCTGCTGGCATCACTTCTCGATGACTTCGATCACTGGTTTCAGCGCGGGGAGGAGCTTCTGCAGGCCTGTCCGGATGAGGTGATGCCGCTGGAGGAGCGTCAGCACATGGAGGAGCGGCTGCAGGACGGCAAGAAGGCAATTGCTGCAACGCGCTCCCTGGTGGCTGCATCAACGCAGCCCATGGCGGTTTCGATGGCGGTGATGAACCCGTGGCATGGCTTGGTCACGGAGGTGTGGGCCTTGGCCGCGAAGTTGGGTTCGTCCCGTTCGCCTCAGGCCCCCAGTTGA